The genomic segment GCATTCCGAGTCGGCTGGATACTCAGCGCGGCTTTGATCATGGCCTGTTTGTGCCATTGATGTTGATGTATCCGCAGGCGGATATTCCGTGTGTGCAGCTGTCGCTGAAACATAACCTGGATGCAGCGGATCATCTGGCGATTGGCCAGGCTTTGCAGGCACTTGATTATGACAATCTGCTGGTGCTGGGTTCCGGTTTTTCATTCCATAATATGCGGGCGTTTTTTGCGCCGGATTCAGCCGAGATGCGAGCACGTAACCAGTCATTTGAAGACTGGTTACTGGAAACCTGTTCCAGCCAGGCGCTGGATGAAGGGGAGCGCAGTCGCCGTTTTGTGGCATGGGAGCAGGCTCCAGCCGCTCGTTTCTGTCATCCTCGCGAAGAGCACTTGTTACCCTTGCATGTGTGTTACGGGCTGGCAGGCAAGCCGTGTGATGCCCATTATGTGGCGACCATTCTGAATAAAAAGTCTGGCATGTTTTATTGGTCGGCTTGACGGGCGGCCCGCCTTCCCAGGTTCCGCGTAAGAATCACCGCTGCTGAATAGTGTGTATGTTCAGCGCATTTTTTATAACCATTCGGTTATTAATCTGGATCAAGTTGGCATTGCAGAACGGGTGTAAAAAGAAATCAGCTTGATCTGTTCAGAGGGTACTTTGTCATGCTGTCGTGGTTTACCGATTTTGCTTCCTGGCTGACGTATTCGCTGTTGGCGCTGGATCCTGACTCGCGACTTGGGCAGTCGCTGCATTTCTTTATTGAAGACACCAGCAAGATTTTCTTTTTGCTGGTGGTGATGATTTATTGTGTGTCGTTTATTCGCGCCTCGCTGAATGTGGAGCGGGTACGCCGTTATCTGGCCAGTACCAACCGGGGCGTGGGCTATCTGCTGGGAAGTGTCTTCGGTGCCATTACGCCGTTTTGTTCCTGTTCCAGTATTCCGATTTTTCTGGGGTTTACCTCGGCCGGTATTCCGGTAGGCATCACCATGGCGTTTTTGCTGACCTCGCCGTTAATCAACGAGGTGGCAGTGTTGTTATTGCTGAGTTTGGTAGGGTGGGAGATTACCGCCATCTATGTGCTGGTAGGCATGTTGGTGGGGGTATTGGGCGGGATGTTCCTGGATGCGATTCATGCCGAGCGCTGGTTGCAGCCGTTTGCGCTCAAGGCTTATCTGAATGCCAGCGCCCAGACAGATGCGGGCGCAGTAACAGCCAGTCAATTGTCGTTCAGGCAGCGTCATGTATTTGCTCTGGCTGAGCTGACCGACATTGTCTCACGGGTCTGGAAGTGGGTATTTATCGGTGTTGGCCTTGGGGCGGCGCTGCATGGGTTTATTCCGGCAGGTTGGCTGCAAAACACCTTGGGACAAGGGCAATGGTGGTCGGTACCCGCTGCGGTATTGGTTGGCGTGCCATTGTATTCCAACGCGACCGGGGTTATCCCGGTGATGGAAAGTCTGTTTCTGAAGGGGCTGCCACTGGGCACGACGATGGCGTTTTGTATGAGTACGGTTGCGGCCAGTTTTCCTGAATTTATCTTGTTGAAACAGGTGATGCAGTGGAAATTGCTGGCGACGGTATTTGCATTGTTGCTGGTGGCATTCACGCTGGTGGGTTGGGTGTTAAATGCGGTGGCCTTACTGTTGGTCTGAAGATAGTGGTTTGAAGACAGTGGTTTGATGAGAGTTATATGAATGCCGTTCTGTGTCTTTTTTTACGTAAAAGGTGACTGATATGAAAGTGTTTAATGTGCTCGGCAGTGGTTGTACCAAGTGCCAGAAAACCGCTGATTTGATACAGAAAATTGCCGCCGAACAAGGGGTAACGATTGAGTTGAATAAGGTCACTAGTCCCGAGACCATTATGGGTTACGGGGTGATGAGTACTCCGGCGGTGGTGGTGGATGAACAGCTGGTGCATTCTGGTTCAATCCCGGATCGGGCCAGTGTTGAGTCTTGGCTGACAAGCTGACAGGAGGTGCGGGTATTGGACAACAGCGGCTGGAAACTGGCAGGATGGCGCACTTTTTCCAATTTGAATCCCGGAGATCACGATGACCAACGAGTTTAAAGCCAAAGCCTGGTTGAAGAGTTCCTGCCCGTTTTGCTTTCGGTTTTTGCTGTTTATCACGGAAGCCGGTTTGCTGGATCAGGTCGAAGTGGTTCGGGTCGATGCGGATGATGAAGATCAGCTGAATGCTCGTCGGTCTGAGCTTCAGCAACTGACTGGCGAGGTGGCCTCCTTTCCAACCGTCGAATTGTCTCCGGGTCAGTATCTCAGCGACACCGCTGGTTTGATTCAGCACTTTGCCGCTGCGCACGGCATCAGCCCGGAAAGTCTGCCGACTTTGGCGTTTTACGATAGTGGTATGTTTCCGACGGCGCTTGCCCGCTTCAGGGAAATTCGCTCCCTGAAAGAGCAGTTGTCAACGCTGTCGGTCTGATATCGACCGCGCCATTGCGATTCCGTAGGCCCGCCTCAGTGCGTGGCTGCTGCTCCGGCTTAGCATCGTTGCGGACAGCCACAGAGGGCGTCCCTACGAACCATTGGCGTTTTTATCGGCGTGGAATTTACACATCAGTCGAATACTTTCGGCCGGTCGTGACAGCTGCTGGATCATGTAGTGGCGAAAATCATCCGGGTAGTTCAGATCCTGTAACGCCAGATCCATGCAGGTCAGCCAGGCTTGAACGCTGCTTTCATCGGCTGGCAGGTGGGCGTGAGCGACAGGAATACTGATGGCACCCACGTGCTCGGCATACAGCTTCGGGCCGCCAGTCCAGCCAGACAGAAACCAGGTGAGTTTTTGCCGCGATGAGGTCAGATCGTCTGAGTGCATGGCACGCAGGATTCTGGCTTCTGGCAGAGTGTCCATCCGTTGATAAAAACGGTCGACCAATGCGGTGATACCTTCCAGACCACCGGCGGCCTGATAAGTGGCGTCGCCTTGTCCATACGCGGGAGTATTTGAGGTTGGGCTCATGTCGGTTGCCTTGATCTCGTAAAATAAACCAACGGACTATATCAGCCTACTGTGCAGACTCACTGATCTATCGCAGGTTATTTGGGGCACCGCTTGGCCGATGACGGACTGGTATTTGGCCAGTGCGTCGGTTGTATGCGGTGGTGGCGGTGCGCAATTGCAGTCTTCTGGCGGCGGTTTGGGTATGCTGCGCGCTGACCGTTTGTATATCGACTGCTTACTTATGCCTGCCTCGCAAAAGATTTTCAAAGTTCGCCGCCATTATAATCGCTGGGTGGCGGATCAGACGCTGGAAGACTTTGCCCTGCGCTTTACCGCTCGCAGCGGTCGGCGTATGTCGATCGAACGGGTGGCACAAACGGCGTTGGGAGCAACGGCATTTCTGGCACTGGAAGGGCTGGCGGCGGCGGTGACGCTGAACTACGGCTTTACCAATACCGTGTATGCCATGCTGGTGGTGTGTCTGCTGTTTTTTATCACCGGCGTACCGATTACCTATTATGCCGCCAAGCACGGTCTGGATATCGACTTGCTGACACGCGGTGCCGGATTTGGTTATCTGGGCTCGACGGTGACGTCGCTGATTTATGCCTCGTTCACTTTTATCTTTTTTGCGATTGAAGCAGTGATTCTCGCCAGCGCCTTGCAGGCGTTACTCGGGGTGCCGCTGGCGATCGGCTATTTTTTATGTGCAGCGGCGGTAATTCCAATTGTGATGCACGGTATTTCTGCGATCAGTCGTTTTCAGGCGGGCACGCAGTTTATCTGGGTGTTGTTGCAGTGCCTGGCGTTGGCCGTGGTGATTGTGAATGAATCTGGCCAACTCGCGGCCTGGACGCAGTTTCACGGTCTGGCGGTCGATCAGTTACCAGACGTTGCTGTACCTGGATCGGGCAACGACGCTGCCGTTCCGGGTGGAGGAGCAGGCAGTTTTAATATTTTGTTGTTTGGTGCTGCTGCATCGGTGTTTTTTGCGCTGGTACCACAGATTGGCGAACAGGTGGATTACCTGCGGTTTATGCCGCCCAAAACCCCACAAAATGCTCGCCGCTGGTGGTTCTGGCTGATTCTGGCGGGGCCGGGTTGGGTGTTTATCGGCATTATCAAGATGTTGCTGGGGTCGTTTCTGGCTTATCTGGCCATTACCCAGGGGGTTGCCTACGAATTGGCGACCGACCCGACCCATATGTATCAGCGGGTGTTTTTTTATCTGACCCATTCCGACGGGCTGGCGTTGTTGCTGGCGGCAACCATGGTGATTGTGTCGCAGATGAAAATAAACGTCACCAATGCGTATGCCGGATCGATCGCCTGGTCGAATTTTTTCTCGCGGCTGACTCACTCTCACCCCGGCCGGGTGGTGTGGCTGGTATTTAACGTCACGATTGCGCTGCTGTTGATGGAGCTGGGTATCTATCAGGCGTTGGAAGCAGTGCTGGGGGTGTTCGCGATTGTGGCTGTCAGCTGGCTGGGATCGTTGGCGGCGGATTTGCTGATCAACAAGCCGCTGGGCCTGAGTCCGGATATCGTAGAGTTCAAACGCGCCCATTTGTACGACATCAACCCGGTGGGTACTGGCTCCATGTTGCTGGCAACCACGGGTGGTGTGCTCAGTTATCTGGGCATGTTTGGTGAAGTCACGGCCACACTGAGTCACTTTGTCAGCTTGGGGATCTGCTTTGTTATGGTGCCACTGATTGCCTGGTTCACCGGTGGTCGTTACTACATTGCCCGTACCTCTCCGGAGCTGGATCTGTTGGTGACCGATATTGCGCCGACCGATTTGTCGCGCTTGCCGGAGGACGTGCGCCATCGCCATGTGCAAACCATTCAGTGTGGTGTTTGCGAAAACCATTTTGAGCAGGAAGATATGAGTTTTTGTCCGGCCTACGATTTGCCTATCTGTTCGCTCTGCTGCACGCTGGATGTGCGTTGTATGGACAGCTGCAAGCCGCACGCTCATGTCTCCCGCCAGCTGGCCTATTTCCTTTCCAAGTTTGTGCCGCCCCGCATCGTACGGGTGGTGAATTCCCGGCTGGGTCACTTTGTCAGTCTGTTATTGATTGTGAATCTGCTGATTGCGGTGCTGCTGGCGGTGGTGTATCGACAGATGGCACCAGTAACGGCGACAGAGACTGAGCTGTTGCAACAAACCATGTGGACACTGTTTTTTACCCTGATGATTGCCTCCGGGGTACTCGCCTGGCTGTTTTTATTGGCCCATGAAAGTCGGCTGGTGGCGCAAAAGGAATCCAACCGCCAGACTCGCAAACTCACCGCCGAGATTGAAGCGCACCAGGAAACCGACCAGGCTTTGCAGCAGGCGAAGGAGCTGGCGGAGTCGGCTAATGCCGCCAAAAGCCGCTATCTGACCGGTATCAGCCATGAATTACGCACGCCACTGCAATCGGTGATTGGCTATGCCCAACTGCTGGCCAACAAGGGCGATACCCCTGCTGGCCACAAGAATGGCCTGGCGATTATCCAGCGTAGTGGCCAGTACCTCACTGACCTGATTGACGGCTTGCTGGATATTTCCCGCATTGAAGCAGGCAAGCTGGATCTGTATCGCTCGCGGGTGGAGCTGCCGGTGTTGATAGCGCAGCTGAATGCCATGTTTGCCATGCAGGCCGAGCAGAAGGGGGTTCGTTTTCACTCCAGTGTGCAGGGCACCTTGCCACAATGGACCATGACGGATGAAAAACGTCTGCGGCAGATTCTGATCAATCTGTTATCCAACGCCGTCAAATATACCGTCAGCGGCCAGGTCGACTTTGATATTCGCTATCGCAATCAGGTGGCGGAATTTCGCATTCGTGATACCGGACCTGGGATCGATGCTGAATCCCTCAAACGTATTTTTGATCCCTTTGAACGGGTACGGAATCGCGCCACAGCCAATTTGCCCGGCACCGGGTTGGGGCTGACCATCGTCAAACTGCTCACTGAGATCATGGGAGGGGACCTCAAGGTAGACAGTACGCCGGGTCAGGGCAGCTGCTTTACTATCGCGCTGATGCTGCCCTGGGTTAATCTTCAGTCCGACCAACAACGTCAGCACGCGGAGTTGCTGGAGAACAAACGTATCATTGGTTACGAAGGTTTTCAGCGCACGGTGTTTCTGGTGGATGACGATCCAGTACTACGGGGTTTGTTGGCTGATTTGCTGGTGCCGCTCGGATTCTTAACGCTGGAAGCCCACGATGGCGAGCACTGCCTGACCATGATGGACGAACTGGAACAGGCTGGTGAGCGGGTACCGGATCTGTTCCTGATGGATGTGTCCATGCCGGGTATTACTGGCCTTGAAGTCGCCCACCGGTTGCGTACCCGAGGCATATCCGTACCGATCGTCATGCTCTCCGCCGATGCCCAGGAAGGGGATCGCAGCGAATTCGACCGGGCTATCTATAACGATTACCTGGTCAAGCCTGTGAGTAACAGTCGCCTGCTCAATACCATCGGCACCGTGCTGGAACTGCACTGGACCTGGCAGAGCGGGGATCCCGACAGCGATAGGACAGGAGCATTGTCAACGCTGTCGACCACGACTGCGGAACGCCAGGCACCACGCATCAGTAACACTGCCGCGTTTGGTGTGCTACAACCCCATCCGCAACTGCTGGAACTGCAAGCGTATGCCGAAATGGGCTATCGCAAGGGCGTTGTCCAGGCACTGGAAATTCTGAAAACCTCTTCAGCCATGACCACTCGTCAGCTGGAGTATTTGCAACAATTGGCAGGCGGATTTCAGCTGCAAGAGCTGGCAGAACTGCTGAAAACGGCGTTGGCCGAGACCGATCGGGGAGGTACAACCTGATGAATCCAACCAGCAACACAACACCAGGCGTGAACATTCCGTCGGACATGGTTCTGGTGGTGGATGACTCTCCCGACTCCCTCAGCCTGATTAATGATGCGCTGGAAGGGGCCGGTATCGACGTACTGGTCGCCCTCGAAGGTCGACAGGCACTGACCATCGCCCGCAAAATGAAGCCCGACATGATCCTGATGGACGCCATCATGCCCAATATGGACGGCTTTGAAGCTTGCCGTTTACTCAAAACCGACCCGGAACTGGCCTCCATTCCAGTGATCTTCATGACTGGTCTCACCGACACCAGCGACATCGTCCGTGGGCTTGAAGCCGGTGGCGTCGATTACCTCACCAAACCGATCAACCCCGATGAGTTACTGGCCCGTATGCGGGTACACCTGACCAACGCCCGGCTCACCAGTAGCGCCCAGTCGGCCCTCGACAGCACTGGCCAGCATCTGATGACAGTATCGACTCAAGGAGAATTACGCTGGGCGACACCACAAACCTACGCCTTGCTGGCGCGCGCCAGAGTCGATGACCGCAGTCAGAAATCCCTGCTGGCACCACAGATTGCGCGCTGGCTGGAACATCACCCCGAATCCGGAAACAGCCTCCGGCTGAACGACCTCGGCTATCCGCTGGCAGTGAAACTGATCAACGAACAGAGCAATGGCGAAATGCTGCTGAAGCTGGTCGACGGCCAGCGTCCGACCGGTGCCACCATGCTGCGGGAACACCTCAACCTCACCGAACGGGAATCCGAAGTGTTGTACTGGATCGCCAACGGCAAAGCCAACCGCGAAGCCGCCGAAATCCTCAACATGAGCCCGCGCACCGTCAATAAACACCTCGAACAGATTTTCACCAAACTCGGCGTTGAAAACCGCACTGCCGCCGCAGGCGTCGCGTTGCGGTTACTGGCTGCAGAATCCTGACGAGACAACGACCGCGACACGGACAAGCCTTACGGCCACGCACGGAGGCGGGCTCTACAGAATCATAATGGCGATGAATGTTGCACCGTGGATACGGACGGACGCCGACAATGGCCACGCACGGAGGTGGGCCCTACAGAACGCACTGGCGATGAAATTGCACCGCAGCCCATCGTAGGGACGCCGACAATGGCCACGCACGGAGGCGGGCCCTACAGAATCGCAATGGCGATGAATGTTGCACCGTGGATACGGACGGACGCCGACAATGGCCACGCACGGAGGCGGGCCGTACGGAATCGCAATGGCGATGAATGTTGCACCGTGGATACGGACGGACGCCGACAATGGCCACGCACGGAGGCGGGCTCTACGGAATCGCAATGGCGATGAATGTTGCACCGTGGATACGGACGGACGCCGACAATGGCCACGCACGGAGGTGGGCCCTACAGAATCGCAATGGCGATGAATGTTGCACCGTGGATACGGACGGACGCCGACAATGGCCACGCACGGAGGCGGGCCCTACAGAATCGCAATGGCGATGAATGTTGCACCGCAGCCCATCGTAGGGACGCCCTCCGTGGCTGTCCGAAACGTCGCAGCCGGGCCTACGGGACATACAGAGTATCTTCAAGCCATTTGGCGGGGTTGTTCTGAATGTATTCCCGAATACGTAAACGATCGTCTTCATCTCGTATCACGTGATCCCAAAACCTTGATTGCCATAACCGGCCAGGGAAGGTGGCCCAGCCGTGATGTCGGACACCGGTGATGTATTGTCGGGTAGTGAAGGTTTTATAACGTCTGACAATATCCCAAAGTTGATGCGGGCATTGCTCTGACAGGGTCAAAATGCCGTGAATATGATTGGGCATAACCACAAAATCCTGGCTTGTAACCCCGTCAAAATATTCTGGAATATTGCTCCAGCAGGCCGCAAGCATCCGACCTGCCGGATTTATTCTGATGGAATTACCATAGGTGTTGGCGAATAACGCCAAACGGTTTTGGCTGCAAATCGTGATGAAATAGTCACCAGCAGAGGAATAATCGTGGTGTGGCAGGCGCATGCGTTTACGTGACGGCAGATCAGACATCATCGCTTCCATTAGATAGATGTTTGGCAAATTTAATCACAGATGTGAAATTTGAAAAGGGGAATGCCGCAATATTGTCAATGGAATGGCGGTGAATGTTGCACCGTGGATACGGACGGACGCCGACAATGGCCACGCACGGAGGCGGGCCCTACGAAATCGAAATGGCGGCGAATGTTGCTCCATGGATACGGACGGTGCCGATCCCTACGGCTATACGTCAAATGACGTATACCTGTGTGTTAATTACCCCATACCTTGAAGTGGGGCTTTTCCGAATAATCGACTGGCAGATTACAGAAGAGGGGGGGCCCGTCAGCGGGCGTCACCAGGCCAATAAAAGTAGATTAAAGGAAGCTTCGGTATGACATTCAAAAAGCTGGTTACCGGCGTCGCTCTGGCGGTTGGCGCTACCATGGCAAGTTACAGTGCGATTGCGGCTGACACCATCAAGGTGGGTGTGTTGCATTCGTTGTCTGGCACCATGGCGATTTCAGAAACCACTCTGAAAGACACGGTTCTGATGATGGTGGAAGAGCAAAACAAGAAAGGCGGTCTGCTGGGCAAGAAGCTGGAAGCAGTGGTGGTTGACCCTGCGTCTAACTGGCCTTTGTTTGCTGAGAAAACCCGTGAACTGCTGACCAAGGACGACGTTGATGTGATCTTTGGTTGCTGGACGTCTGTTTCCCGTAAATCCGTATTGCCGGTGATTGAAGAACTGAACGGTCTGATGTTCTATCCGGTTCAGTACGAAGGGGAAGAGTCTTCCAAGAACGTGTTTTACACTGGCGCTG from the Candidatus Thalassolituus haligoni genome contains:
- a CDS encoding class III extradiol ring-cleavage dioxygenase, with product MSHKDILFISHGGGPMPLLGDPGHREMVQRLQEITATLKKPAAILVISAHWEEQVPTITAGADPALIYDYYGFPPESYQLQYPCGGEPELANRVYQSLESAGIPSRLDTQRGFDHGLFVPLMLMYPQADIPCVQLSLKHNLDAADHLAIGQALQALDYDNLLVLGSGFSFHNMRAFFAPDSAEMRARNQSFEDWLLETCSSQALDEGERSRRFVAWEQAPAARFCHPREEHLLPLHVCYGLAGKPCDAHYVATILNKKSGMFYWSA
- a CDS encoding permease yields the protein MLSWFTDFASWLTYSLLALDPDSRLGQSLHFFIEDTSKIFFLLVVMIYCVSFIRASLNVERVRRYLASTNRGVGYLLGSVFGAITPFCSCSSIPIFLGFTSAGIPVGITMAFLLTSPLINEVAVLLLLSLVGWEITAIYVLVGMLVGVLGGMFLDAIHAERWLQPFALKAYLNASAQTDAGAVTASQLSFRQRHVFALAELTDIVSRVWKWVFIGVGLGAALHGFIPAGWLQNTLGQGQWWSVPAAVLVGVPLYSNATGVIPVMESLFLKGLPLGTTMAFCMSTVAASFPEFILLKQVMQWKLLATVFALLLVAFTLVGWVLNAVALLLV
- a CDS encoding thioredoxin family protein encodes the protein MKVFNVLGSGCTKCQKTADLIQKIAAEQGVTIELNKVTSPETIMGYGVMSTPAVVVDEQLVHSGSIPDRASVESWLTS
- a CDS encoding group II truncated hemoglobin; this translates as MSPTSNTPAYGQGDATYQAAGGLEGITALVDRFYQRMDTLPEARILRAMHSDDLTSSRQKLTWFLSGWTGGPKLYAEHVGAISIPVAHAHLPADESSVQAWLTCMDLALQDLNYPDDFRHYMIQQLSRPAESIRLMCKFHADKNANGS
- a CDS encoding ATP-binding protein, whose amino-acid sequence is MPASQKIFKVRRHYNRWVADQTLEDFALRFTARSGRRMSIERVAQTALGATAFLALEGLAAAVTLNYGFTNTVYAMLVVCLLFFITGVPITYYAAKHGLDIDLLTRGAGFGYLGSTVTSLIYASFTFIFFAIEAVILASALQALLGVPLAIGYFLCAAAVIPIVMHGISAISRFQAGTQFIWVLLQCLALAVVIVNESGQLAAWTQFHGLAVDQLPDVAVPGSGNDAAVPGGGAGSFNILLFGAAASVFFALVPQIGEQVDYLRFMPPKTPQNARRWWFWLILAGPGWVFIGIIKMLLGSFLAYLAITQGVAYELATDPTHMYQRVFFYLTHSDGLALLLAATMVIVSQMKINVTNAYAGSIAWSNFFSRLTHSHPGRVVWLVFNVTIALLLMELGIYQALEAVLGVFAIVAVSWLGSLAADLLINKPLGLSPDIVEFKRAHLYDINPVGTGSMLLATTGGVLSYLGMFGEVTATLSHFVSLGICFVMVPLIAWFTGGRYYIARTSPELDLLVTDIAPTDLSRLPEDVRHRHVQTIQCGVCENHFEQEDMSFCPAYDLPICSLCCTLDVRCMDSCKPHAHVSRQLAYFLSKFVPPRIVRVVNSRLGHFVSLLLIVNLLIAVLLAVVYRQMAPVTATETELLQQTMWTLFFTLMIASGVLAWLFLLAHESRLVAQKESNRQTRKLTAEIEAHQETDQALQQAKELAESANAAKSRYLTGISHELRTPLQSVIGYAQLLANKGDTPAGHKNGLAIIQRSGQYLTDLIDGLLDISRIEAGKLDLYRSRVELPVLIAQLNAMFAMQAEQKGVRFHSSVQGTLPQWTMTDEKRLRQILINLLSNAVKYTVSGQVDFDIRYRNQVAEFRIRDTGPGIDAESLKRIFDPFERVRNRATANLPGTGLGLTIVKLLTEIMGGDLKVDSTPGQGSCFTIALMLPWVNLQSDQQRQHAELLENKRIIGYEGFQRTVFLVDDDPVLRGLLADLLVPLGFLTLEAHDGEHCLTMMDELEQAGERVPDLFLMDVSMPGITGLEVAHRLRTRGISVPIVMLSADAQEGDRSEFDRAIYNDYLVKPVSNSRLLNTIGTVLELHWTWQSGDPDSDRTGALSTLSTTTAERQAPRISNTAAFGVLQPHPQLLELQAYAEMGYRKGVVQALEILKTSSAMTTRQLEYLQQLAGGFQLQELAELLKTALAETDRGGTT
- a CDS encoding response regulator, translated to MNPTSNTTPGVNIPSDMVLVVDDSPDSLSLINDALEGAGIDVLVALEGRQALTIARKMKPDMILMDAIMPNMDGFEACRLLKTDPELASIPVIFMTGLTDTSDIVRGLEAGGVDYLTKPINPDELLARMRVHLTNARLTSSAQSALDSTGQHLMTVSTQGELRWATPQTYALLARARVDDRSQKSLLAPQIARWLEHHPESGNSLRLNDLGYPLAVKLINEQSNGEMLLKLVDGQRPTGATMLREHLNLTERESEVLYWIANGKANREAAEILNMSPRTVNKHLEQIFTKLGVENRTAAAGVALRLLAAES
- a CDS encoding transposase — encoded protein: MSDLPSRKRMRLPHHDYSSAGDYFITICSQNRLALFANTYGNSIRINPAGRMLAACWSNIPEYFDGVTSQDFVVMPNHIHGILTLSEQCPHQLWDIVRRYKTFTTRQYITGVRHHGWATFPGRLWQSRFWDHVIRDEDDRLRIREYIQNNPAKWLEDTLYVP